A portion of the Syngnathoides biaculeatus isolate LvHL_M chromosome 7, ASM1980259v1, whole genome shotgun sequence genome contains these proteins:
- the gclm gene encoding glutamate--cysteine ligase regulatory subunit — MDPDGTNAEAKRTLLSRAKSLRLHTGNLVNRTRLKKKCPCSPGEELQECIQATMSSWFSTTDGPNEDVPDTVVCNIPQATDAIVPEERDELKVSAKLFLFESGQSSIRDAVEMACQTLAVSQLDSVIIAPRRLLDSDDQTLAPLQPAWEELEALVRSQRIAAIGTSDLDKDLLEQLYNWAQVKPSSNQVNLASCCVMPPELTAFAKEFDIQLLTHNDPTELISASTFQEAMQEGTQHVSAADWRLEWLLRYSVIVKSRGIIKATGYLFGARKPEL, encoded by the exons ATGGACCCCGACGGCACGAACGCGGAGGCGAAGAGGACGCTGCTGAGCCGTGCCAAGTCTCTGAGGCTGCACACGGGAAATTTAGTCAACAGAACCCGGCTGAAGAAGAAATGCCCGTGCTCGCCCGGCGAGGAG CTTCAGGAATGCATTCAAGCTACAATGAGCAGCTGGTTCTCCACAACAGACGGCCCAAATGAG gaCGTACCAGACACAGTAGTCTGTAACATCCCGCAGGCCACAGATGCCATCGTACCTGAGGAGAGAGACGAACTTAAAGTTTCAG CCAAGTTGTTCCTCTTTGAGTCGGGTCAGTCGTCCATCAGAGATGCAGTGGAGATGG CCTGTCAAACGCTGGCTGTGTCCCAGCTGGACTCGGTTATCATAGCGCCGCGCCGGCTCCTGGACAGCGACGACCAAACGCTGGCTCCGCTTCAGCCGGCGTGGGAGGAGCTGGAGGCGCTCGTCCGCAGCCAGAGGATCGCCGCCATCGGCACCTCGGACTTGGACAAAGACCTGCTGGAGCAGCTCTACAACTGGGCTCAG GTGAAGCCCAGCAGCAACCAAGTGAACCTGGCTTCCTGCTGCGTGATGCCCCCCGAGCTGACCGCCTTCGCCAAAGAATTTGACATCCAGCTGCTCACACACAACGATCCTACGG AGTTGATATCAGCGTCCACGTTCCAGGAGGCAATGCAGGAGGGAACGCAGCACGTGAGCGCGGCTGACTGGAGGCTAGAGTGGCTCCTGCGCTACTCGGTCATCGTCAAGAGCCGCGGCATCATCAAGGCCACGGGCTACCTGTTCGGCGCCAGGAAGCCGGAACTCTAG